One window from the genome of Leptospira broomii serovar Hurstbridge str. 5399 encodes:
- the pyrE gene encoding orotate phosphoribosyltransferase — protein MREELFRLIQNHAYRFREEPFTLASGRKSRHYFNCKEITLHPERLELLCRYIVERHIPSSGLSEQEAYGGLTMGADPICYGIALEFRRQARNVFPLIVRKQAKDHGTKNLVEGAVNAVKSCVVVDDVITTGGSTLQAVKSLRDSGLEVAACICILDREEGGRQAIEAEGIRVYPIFKKSEFGNLE, from the coding sequence GTGAGAGAGGAATTATTTAGACTCATACAGAATCACGCGTATCGATTTAGGGAAGAACCCTTTACGTTAGCAAGCGGAAGAAAGTCTAGACATTACTTTAATTGCAAGGAAATCACGTTACATCCCGAAAGATTGGAGCTGCTTTGCCGGTACATTGTGGAAAGACATATTCCGAGTTCAGGGCTTTCGGAACAGGAAGCGTACGGCGGTCTAACTATGGGTGCGGATCCGATCTGCTACGGAATCGCTCTGGAGTTCAGACGGCAGGCGAGAAACGTATTTCCTTTAATCGTAAGAAAACAAGCCAAGGATCATGGAACAAAAAACCTGGTAGAAGGCGCCGTGAATGCGGTAAAATCCTGCGTGGTCGTGGACGATGTGATAACCACCGGCGGTTCGACTTTGCAGGCGGTTAAGAGTCTTCGGGATTCCGGCTTGGAAGTAGCGGCTTGTATTTGTATTTTAGATAGGGAAGAGGGCGGCAGACAAGCGATCGAGGCCGAAGGAATTCGAGTATATCCTATTTTTAAAAAATCGGAATTCGGAAATTTGGAGTAA
- a CDS encoding acyl-CoA desaturase has product MEQTKKIALKTTIFLIATPIIGVFGTAALLLTRGIPTYTWLAFSFMLVATGLSITAGYHRLFSHRAYKAALPVRLFYIFFGAAAFQQSVIEWSSDHRIHHRYVDKDEDPYSITKGFWHAHILWLFKDRSYREPTNVTDLWEDKWVKFQHDNYYAVAIFMNFILPMLICGLWGDWLGGLIVVGTLRVAINHHFTFFINSLAHYKGAQPYSDKHTAKDNWFIALFTFGEGYHNYHHEFQADYRNGIRWHDYDPTKWLINIFSYLGLASDLKTISEEQILRKKMIMDEKRLRNKLEVKSESLTPGFEEKLESLRQTVQERQLRLLALKTEKEEVDKKAVKDAQSDFKVALKTWKRFVSGDLAPA; this is encoded by the coding sequence ATGGAACAAACGAAAAAAATTGCGCTTAAAACTACCATCTTTCTCATAGCCACTCCGATTATCGGGGTGTTTGGCACGGCGGCCCTCCTCTTAACGAGAGGAATACCGACCTATACTTGGCTTGCATTCTCCTTTATGCTGGTCGCAACGGGGCTTTCGATTACAGCTGGTTATCACCGTCTTTTCTCGCATAGAGCTTATAAAGCGGCTCTTCCAGTCCGTCTTTTCTATATTTTCTTCGGTGCTGCGGCATTTCAGCAATCCGTTATCGAATGGAGTTCCGATCACCGAATTCACCACAGATATGTGGATAAGGACGAAGATCCTTACTCGATCACCAAAGGTTTTTGGCACGCTCATATCCTATGGTTATTTAAGGATCGCAGCTACAGAGAACCGACCAATGTGACGGATCTTTGGGAAGATAAGTGGGTCAAATTCCAACACGATAATTATTATGCGGTTGCGATTTTCATGAATTTCATTCTCCCGATGCTGATCTGCGGACTTTGGGGAGACTGGCTAGGCGGACTGATCGTGGTTGGAACTCTTAGAGTCGCAATCAATCACCACTTCACGTTTTTTATCAACTCGTTGGCGCATTACAAGGGCGCTCAACCCTATTCGGATAAGCACACCGCTAAGGACAATTGGTTCATCGCTCTCTTTACTTTCGGAGAAGGATACCATAATTACCATCACGAATTCCAGGCAGATTATAGAAACGGAATCCGCTGGCACGATTATGATCCGACTAAATGGCTGATTAATATCTTTTCCTACTTGGGGCTTGCAAGCGATCTAAAGACTATTTCTGAAGAGCAGATTCTTCGTAAGAAAATGATAATGGATGAGAAGAGGCTTCGTAACAAACTAGAAGTTAAATCAGAATCTTTAACTCCTGGATTCGAAGAAAAATTGGAATCTCTTCGTCAGACCGTTCAGGAAAGACAACTTCGTTTACTCGCTCTCAAAACCGAGAAAGAGGAAGTCGATAAAAAGGCGGTAAAAGACGCTCAATCCGATTTCAAAGTCGCATTAAAGACTTGGAAGCGTTTCGTATCCGGAGATTTGGCTCCGGCTTAA
- a CDS encoding transglutaminase family protein codes for MAEYSVRHLTHYTYEKSVAHCLNLAHLCPDSNERQICRELRITVEPKPKLTEFRRDYFGNTVYSFSVDEPHTVLSVLAEAKVSTDSVLTRFSNSPTGYEVLQSLNHFSTKEEMEALEFIGDSLFVVRSDLYSEFLNRFLPLNKPYLEAVLEYVMRFREEFKFKAGSTNIYTPLEEVLDKKEGVCQDFTHLSIAAFRSMGFPCRYVSGYIETYPPPGKPKLRGSDATHAWISVFCPGLGWFDFDPTNGKSITEEYIYTSVGRDFSDVSPLRGILFGGGKHKLKVEVDVIQLGDSTGIGTDI; via the coding sequence ATGGCTGAATATTCCGTACGTCATCTGACGCATTATACGTATGAAAAATCGGTTGCACATTGTTTAAATTTGGCTCACCTTTGTCCGGACTCGAACGAACGTCAAATTTGTCGGGAACTTAGGATCACAGTCGAACCGAAACCTAAGCTAACCGAATTTCGGAGAGATTATTTCGGAAATACGGTTTATTCTTTTTCCGTCGACGAACCTCATACCGTTCTTTCCGTCCTTGCCGAAGCTAAAGTATCTACGGATTCCGTCCTTACTCGATTTTCAAATTCTCCGACCGGTTACGAGGTTTTGCAATCCTTGAACCATTTTTCCACAAAGGAGGAAATGGAAGCTCTCGAATTTATCGGAGATTCTCTATTCGTTGTTCGATCCGATTTATATTCTGAATTCTTAAACCGTTTTCTCCCTCTGAATAAGCCTTATTTGGAAGCTGTATTGGAATACGTAATGCGGTTCCGCGAAGAATTCAAATTCAAAGCCGGGAGCACCAATATATATACCCCTCTCGAAGAAGTGCTGGATAAGAAAGAAGGTGTTTGTCAGGACTTCACTCATTTATCCATCGCCGCATTTCGCTCCATGGGATTTCCTTGCCGGTACGTATCCGGTTATATCGAGACGTATCCACCGCCCGGCAAACCTAAATTGAGAGGTAGTGATGCAACCCATGCATGGATCTCCGTTTTCTGTCCTGGATTGGGTTGGTTTGATTTTGATCCGACCAACGGTAAAAGCATAACCGAAGAATACATTTATACTTCCGTAGGACGGGATTTTTCCGACGTTTCTCCGTTACGAGGAATACTTTTCGGCGGCGGAAAGCATAAGTTAAAAGTAGAAGTGGATGTGATTCAATTGGGAGATTCGACAGGAATCGGAACTGATATCTAA